The following are from one region of the Desulforegula conservatrix Mb1Pa genome:
- a CDS encoding response regulator, with amino-acid sequence MDKIRILVAEDIEATISLYKKAITDQYFEKQFAKDGKQALLIYQEWKPDVLLLDIKMPEITGLDLLQIIREKLGDRQTAIIMSTSESTMDDVKKCAAFGIEGYILKPFKIKKLEEQILSGYAKKRPDIANVILELKKTLEETPHEEIINPGAST; translated from the coding sequence ATGGATAAAATCAGAATTCTTGTTGCCGAAGATATAGAAGCAACCATTAGCCTTTATAAAAAGGCCATCACTGACCAGTATTTTGAAAAGCAATTTGCCAAGGACGGCAAGCAGGCTCTTTTGATTTACCAGGAGTGGAAACCGGATGTCCTTTTATTAGACATCAAGATGCCTGAGATTACAGGGCTTGATCTTCTTCAGATAATAAGGGAAAAACTTGGAGACAGGCAAACCGCTATAATCATGTCGACATCGGAAAGCACAATGGACGATGTGAAAAAATGCGCCGCTTTTGGGATCGAAGGCTATATACTCAAACCATTCAAGATTAAAAAGCTGGAAGAACAAATCCTTTCCGGATATGCTAAAAAACGTCCTGATATTGCAAATGTTATTCTTGAGCTAAAAAAGACCCTCGAAGAAACTCCGCATGAAGAAATAATAAACCCAGGAGCTTCGACTTAA
- a CDS encoding FAD-dependent oxidoreductase translates to MKKAIHRTIVLSAIIAAVIIFVFFDLGHYLTFDYLKEQQHALDAYYSDNRIATVVIYMLAYIIVTAFSLPGAAVMSLAGGALLGFWAGVIAVSFASTIGATLAFLTSRFLLGNYVQAKFGDRLKAINEGMKKDGAFYLFSLRLVPVFPFFIVNLIMGLTPIKPIVYYLVSQIGMFPATLVFINAGTRLGQLESASGILSPSLLFSFALLGLFPLIAKKSLDYFKSGKILSKYPKPKKFDYNLVVIGAGAAGLVSSYIAATVKAKVAIIEKHKMGGDCLNTGCVPSKALIRSAKIISYAKRAREFGFKSIQADFDFSEIMERIKNIIRMIEPHDSTDRYTALGVECIKGEARITSPYTVEVNGRVLTTRSIIIATGARPFVPELPGLEKIEYLTSDNIWNLEKLPESLVVLGGGPIGCELAQSFARLGSKVTQIEMMQRFMTKEDPDVSEFIMQKLESDGVRILSSHRAKEIRVEGDKQILVCDFNGVEINIEFDQLLFALGRAANISGFGLEELGVEITPARTISTNNFLQTNYPNILCAGDVAGPFQFTHVAAHQAWYASVNSLFGWIKKIKADYRVIPWATYTDPEVARVGLNEDEARVNGIKYELTRYGIADLDRAIADSEASGFIKILTKPGSDRILGVTIVGNHASDIISEYVFAMKYELGLNKILGAIHIYPTMAEANKYAAGEWKKARAPRTVLGFLEKIHGWRRGV, encoded by the coding sequence ATGAAAAAGGCCATTCATAGAACAATCGTTCTTTCAGCAATAATTGCCGCTGTGATCATTTTTGTTTTTTTTGATCTCGGCCATTATCTGACCTTTGATTATCTGAAGGAACAGCAGCATGCCCTTGACGCATATTATTCTGATAACCGAATAGCTACTGTTGTCATATATATGCTGGCTTATATCATTGTGACAGCCTTTTCTCTTCCTGGTGCAGCGGTCATGAGCCTGGCAGGAGGCGCCTTGCTCGGATTCTGGGCAGGGGTTATTGCAGTTTCTTTTGCAAGCACCATCGGTGCGACCCTTGCTTTTCTCACATCCAGATTTCTTCTGGGAAATTACGTTCAGGCAAAATTCGGCGACAGACTTAAGGCAATAAATGAGGGAATGAAAAAAGACGGAGCTTTTTATCTTTTTTCACTCCGACTTGTTCCTGTTTTTCCTTTTTTTATTGTGAATCTTATCATGGGGCTAACTCCAATTAAGCCTATTGTTTATTATCTTGTAAGCCAGATCGGTATGTTTCCTGCTACGCTTGTCTTCATAAACGCGGGCACCAGATTAGGACAGCTTGAGTCGGCTTCGGGAATTCTTTCGCCTTCCCTGCTTTTTTCTTTCGCCCTGCTTGGTCTTTTCCCTCTCATAGCAAAAAAAAGTCTGGATTATTTTAAATCAGGAAAGATTCTTTCAAAATATCCCAAACCAAAAAAATTCGACTATAATCTTGTGGTTATAGGGGCCGGGGCTGCGGGTCTTGTTTCTTCATATATTGCAGCAACGGTTAAGGCTAAAGTGGCAATCATAGAAAAGCACAAAATGGGCGGCGACTGTCTTAATACAGGGTGCGTTCCCAGCAAGGCTTTAATCAGATCCGCCAAGATTATTTCTTATGCTAAACGGGCCAGGGAGTTTGGCTTCAAGTCCATTCAAGCTGATTTTGATTTTTCAGAAATAATGGAAAGAATTAAGAATATAATCAGGATGATCGAACCCCACGATTCCACAGATCGTTACACGGCCCTTGGAGTTGAATGCATAAAAGGCGAGGCAAGGATCACATCACCATACACGGTCGAGGTAAATGGCCGTGTCCTGACCACTCGAAGCATTATTATTGCCACCGGAGCCCGGCCTTTTGTCCCTGAGCTTCCAGGCCTGGAAAAAATTGAATATTTGACTTCTGACAATATATGGAATTTGGAAAAACTTCCTGAAAGTCTTGTCGTTCTTGGGGGAGGCCCCATTGGATGCGAACTTGCCCAGAGTTTTGCCCGCCTTGGCTCAAAAGTAACCCAGATTGAGATGATGCAAAGATTCATGACAAAAGAAGACCCTGATGTATCTGAATTTATAATGCAGAAATTAGAATCAGACGGAGTGAGAATTCTTTCGTCACACAGGGCTAAAGAGATCAGGGTTGAGGGTGATAAACAAATTCTGGTATGTGATTTTAATGGCGTTGAAATTAATATTGAATTCGACCAGCTTTTATTTGCACTTGGACGAGCCGCAAACATAAGCGGATTCGGGCTTGAAGAGCTTGGAGTGGAAATAACTCCAGCAAGAACAATAAGCACGAACAATTTTCTCCAGACAAATTATCCGAACATTCTATGCGCCGGTGATGTTGCCGGCCCTTTCCAGTTCACTCATGTGGCCGCACACCAGGCATGGTATGCATCTGTTAATTCTCTTTTCGGATGGATAAAAAAAATCAAGGCTGATTATCGGGTCATCCCATGGGCTACATACACTGATCCTGAAGTTGCAAGAGTGGGGCTCAATGAAGACGAGGCAAGGGTAAACGGAATTAAGTATGAGCTGACAAGGTATGGAATTGCCGACCTTGACCGGGCAATCGCCGATTCCGAAGCAAGCGGATTCATTAAAATCCTTACAAAACCTGGGAGTGACAGAATTCTTGGAGTCACAATAGTTGGCAACCATGCGTCAGACATCATATCAGAGTATGTTTTTGCCATGAAATATGAACTCGGTCTTAATAAAATCCTTGGAGCAATTCATATTTATCCGACAATGGCAGAGGCGAATAAATATGCTGCCGGAGAATGGAAAAAAGCCCGTGCGCCAAGAACTGTTCTTGGTTTTCTTGAAAAAATACACGGATGGAGAAGGGGCGTGTAA